The Arachis duranensis cultivar V14167 chromosome 9, aradu.V14167.gnm2.J7QH, whole genome shotgun sequence genomic sequence gaagagacTAAAACTGTGTGTATGAATTCACTTGTTGAGTGTTTTTCATCATAATCGTTACAAATATATATAGGATGAGCACAAAGGAATGTAAATCTATAAAATGAAAGATGCCGAGTAATGCCTCAGCCAGAAAACTATTCTAGAAGAAAATATATAGCATTTGCATTTTGATAAAACAGAGAAATGGAAAAAAGAGGAAGATATGTGTGATTATTTAAGCACTTTTACTCATATGACACTAGGACACTGATGCTGATTTCTCTAGAAGGGAATACTtgtaaataagattttttttcccTCTTGATTGGTAATGTTTGTCGTTGCTTATAATTTCATAAAACTATTGGAACTCGGCCAGTTGAGTGATTCTTCCGGTTTTTGTTTCATTGAGTTCAATAAGTGTTAATGGTAATGATTTTCGCACCAAACTATTGTGTAGGTGGAGTAAAGGAGAACAATCAACTGCTCTTGCAACTGCTACTGGTTCTAGCTTACAGGTTTGCTTGCTGTTGCTTCTTGTGAACAAAAGTCAATTTAGTTTCTGTATGCTCTACTATGAAATATAAGAGAACTTATAGATCTCTGCTGTCAGGTTACTTTAGATTATTTCGAATAAGAGTATTGAATCGTGTAAAAGAATCCGTCTCTGGGGAGGTGTATTCTCTTACTTGTTACAAAGTTATTATGTATGGCTTCTGATTTTGCATGTTTCATATTTTGGAGTTGCATCATCACTTGGCTCGGTATTGCTGTTATTATTGTGGAGGGAGCATATGTCGAGTAAACAAATTGGGCTTTGGATGGGGTAGGCTAGAGGGGGATTTCAAATGTTGTTTTTAGAGTTTATAAATGAAGATTAGCCTTCTAAAATGtgtttaatttgaaatttgtaGGAACTATCTGAATGGAATGTTCGGTACTGGGAAAAGTTTGGGTTTGTATTTCTCATATGTGCATCCGGGAGGAGCACTGATGAGATACTTGCTGAACTGAAGGTACACTGGAATTTGAAATCCTCTGTTTTGTATAtccatgttttaatttttaattaattgtttagTTCATCCAATGCCACTGTACGTGACGATGTGTTTAGTTATTTGCTTATTTTTCTTGATGGAAGATAGAAAAGGAAATGATGAATTATTTTAGAAGGTTGAGCTTAAGATTGTCCTTATTTTTAAATCAACCGTTTCAAGAGATAGAATGGGTGCCTTTCTTGGATCTGAAAGAACTGGTAGATAACTCGTTATTTTTGGTTGGACATGGTTCTCATATTACCAGGTTTTGAAAGACATTAGGACCTGGAATCTTCCTTTCTTGCAGGCTTTCACTCTCCCCTATTGTCTATCGTCACTTCGTCAGTGCATTAGTCAATAACTAAAAATTCCTAATCTATTTTGGGATCTGAATATTTTGTACCTTTCACTAATCAAGGAACTTGAGTGATAAAAAACGGAAAACGCCAGGTTTTGAAAGACATTAGGACCCAGAATCTTCCTTTCTTGGAGGCTTTCACTCATTGTCTATTATCTGTGCATAATTCATTAACTAAAAATTTGTAGTCTATATTGGGAcctgaaatatttttttaccttTCTCTAGTGAAAACTTGAGTGATATAAAATGGAAAATGCTGATATATAACACTTtgcaattaaattttaaatcaatatgTTGTCACGTTGTGCAGAGACGTTATACAAACAGGCCAATTGTTGAATTCGAGATTGCAGCTGAGGAGCAAATGAAAATTACAGAACTACGCCTTGCAAAGCTCTTTTCAAGTAAAGAAAGCATCCCGTCCACAACTGATAAAGATTCTACCATGTTTGCCAAAAAAGCAGAAGGTACTTCCTTATTGTCATGgtttcattaatattttatacatCCGGGTTGTATAACTGACTACCCTGATCGACCTGACTGAGGATTAATTGGGTATTTTTGTTTGCTGGATAGCTCATACTTTACTTTTCCTTGGGAAATTACAAGTGTTAATGGTTGCCACAAGCCCACAATGTGTAGTCTTTCCAAATGTTTTGCAtcaaaaaattcataatttgaGCATTCCTGAAATCCTGGATCTATTTTGATTCTTAAACTTTCCCAATGCTAGAAGATCGTATAAGCATTATTGGTGGGCATGTGACTGCAGCTTCGGAGAGTCCAGTAGGAAAATCAATCCAAGCTCCGGCTAGAACCCGCCCGCCCATTACCACTCACGTGTTGGACACTTCGCGAGGTGGTCCAGCTGCTGGTATTGATGTACTCTTAGAGGTGTGGAGAGATGCTCAGTCTCGCCCAGAATTCGGTGCCTCAGACAATGGCGGTTGGGTGTTTCAAGGGTCATCGAAGACGGACTCAGATGGCCGCAGCGGTCAACTGATGAGCATAGTTGACAATGTTACTCCTGGGATATACAGGATAAGTTTCAACACAGGAAAGTATAATCCAAGAGGCTTCTTTCCATATGTATCCATTGTGTTTGAGATCCAAGAGTCACAGAAGAGGGAACATTTTCATGTTCCTTTATTGCTTTCCCCGTTTTCATTCAGCACTTACCGTGGAAGCTAGAAAAGTATAGGAAGGTTGACCAGTAATTGCTGCTTACATTTGTGGGTCAATGCGTGTTTTAGGAACATCTGTAATACTCAAAAGTCatgtaaaatactaaaaatgtGTGTAAGTTCAaattcacaattaatttggctCAAGAATCAATCATTCACATAAATAATTCACAACTCATTCACTTCTTATCATAAAGTGTAGCTGATGAAGCAGCATCTTGgaacattttgaattttctaacTTTTCAGCTTACTCATAGTTTATTGATAAGCATAATTTAATTACCAACAATCTGAATCTCATGATTTTAATTAAGTGTATTTCGGAAGAATACAAGTATTTCTATGTCTACCTGAAGTGTCTCAAGTATTAGCAAAGTTTTGTGTACCCAAATAAAGCATATGAAAAGTGccaaatatagaaatataaatgaGTGCCTTATTGGTGTTTTCCTTTGCTTATTGAATCTTATTAATATAGATAGTACTTTCAAGTTTCAAGCTAATAATTGAGTCACGAAATGTTCTGAGTATAACATTTTTACTTGGTTTTCTTATTTGAGTTCTCATTTACAGAGAAATTACTAAATGGCTCGTGGAGGATTCTGCGAATTGTGCTCATCCAATTAAAATGGCATCTTAAGATAAGATTAACTTATATTTAAAGAGTAAAGCTAGGGAACCAAAAACATATCAGCCAAAATCCAGCCaaatatttttggatgaattcaaaatctctacgaattaatatatatggatgtttcttctactaagtatcaaaatgtttctttttcatactaaatggatgttcttttatatattttttgaatttttttgtattgcaaatatgaatatctctattttttaagaatttcatattttttaaattttatatatatttaattattttttgttaaaatataattagatgtttcttttgttaaattttaggatgttttttttcatattaaataaatgttttttttttataattcatgaCCTATCCACTTTGTTCAGTGTAGATTAAGACATCTTCTTTGTTCATATTATCCTGGTAGCCACGGGAGAATCGGAGACAATAACCCAAGTCAGCCAATAGATTGGAgttaaagaaaatttaaagaaggcCGAAGCCTTGAAAGCATGTGGATGAGAAAACCAAAAAAAGTCAAGGTTTGACTCCAGAGAGAGCGCACAAAAATCTTGGATCCCGTACGGTGCGTCCGCGCATAGCATTAAACAACACCCTACGACTtggtcttctccttctttttaagcaaaaatcctATCCTTTGTTTTTGATTTCAACAAATCGGAAAGCAGTTATCTTGGAACCGCGACGGTCAATGGTGAAGATTGCGGAACGGAAACCAAGGCACGTGAATCCGCTTCGGGCGTTGCCTCAGTCGGTGACGAAGTTAAAGATGGACTTCATGTTGAAACAGTTGTTTTGGATGCGCTTGTTGAGGGCATCGTGGAGAGTATAGAAGTCGCCGGCACTTTCAACAGCATTGTTGAGAGAAAGAGATCTGtgtgtgtgattattggaggtGGGTAGGTTAATGTGAGAGAGAATATGAAggtttttatatgttttaattaggtttacttaattaggttttaaattttgaatttaaaaaatttaaaattaataattaatataaattaatatggttttgtttagtttttggctGATAACCTTTTGGTTCCGTATactttttcatatttaaaacctctcttaaaataaaatattcacaTTAAGAGATAATGcttaaaattttatgaataGACAAAGCAATctttaaataaacaaatatatgtaatatatGTTTACTTAATTATCACAATTAAGAGAtagatattattaaaaatataattacatgtcattttgatatttaaaattgaCCGTTATTAGAAATGAATAGTAATTTGAagattagtaatttttttaatccctttaatttttttgggtcTTCACTTTTTATTCCATTTCAAACACTGCATTTGTGTTGATCTTAACAAAGCAACTGGAAACTCAATTAGACTTGTGTTCTTTGGGGACATTGGTATTGGCCTCAGGTGAAGATGCCCTTCTTTCGTGCTCACCATGGCTTTCATCAGCTTTTGCTCCATTGTTCTTTGCCTTTTCTCCCGCATAATAAACAATAGGTCTTTCCAATTGTTCCTCAAATATGTTCTTCTTAAAATGAGTTCCCATCTACATTGTTACAAAAATTATATGGTGGATTTCATTGGCCAGGTGGAAATTCCTATGTAGTAGTATTCATGTGAAGATAGTTGAAAACTCTTAGATGAcaagttaataaaaaatgtcAAGTCAGCTAATCGTTTTCAACTATTAactttgtataaaaataattgcaAGTGAGACTTACCTGTGTAACGATTGCATAGAGTGGTAGTGTGCTGTAAGTACAAAGTAACTGAATAAATAACCTACAATCCCAGCAACACAAAGAGATTTAAGAACATATTAAAGAGAAGGATTGAATTAACATTGcatacaaattaattaaaatataataaaaggaAATTGTAGTGTCATAGTTACCCAATAATGAGCCTTGGGATAATGTAACCAATTGGTCCCATTATACAGGAATGGATGCCATAAGTTACCTGAGAAAATGCAATCGCTAATAATGAAGAAAATGTTTGGTGTAACAATGAAAACATTATTTAATGTTTTATAaaactttaatttgttttactCTATAGTTTGTTTTATAGTAGAAGTTAATAAGCTTACCAAGATCCAGAAGAAATAAGAAATCTCAAAAGCATTTTGGAAAAGGGTAAAGTGGATCAAGAAGAGAACAATGCGAGGACGGTTGAACCAGAAATGATGATCTGATGGTTGAACAACTAATTCGCCTTCAATGGCTACATGCCTCTCAGCTACTTCATTTGCTAATTCCATTATCACATGCTCTAGCTTTGTCCCAACAGCAAGTAGAAGCTGAAATCAACACACAAAAAGTGAAATCTAATAACACTTTTTTGATTTGTCGCGTGTTGACCATATTTTGGATATGACACTCATCATACTCGTCCGACACGTGTGTCTTCCATGTCTAATcgtgttttaataaaaaataacttttttttcgaatatctttattcttaatatgtattgaaatttagaaataatatattattaattaaaaaagtattttataattaaaaaatattttaaatatcttaGGGGTTAATTTAGTGTGATTTCACCAGGTCTAAAATCGGATAAGGGTCTAAAAATAGATCCGATCATTATTTCGGGTTGGGTCCGGGCCATAACTCGGATCACCCGAACCCGTTCCCGTGGTTCAGTCATCAtaaacaattaatattttgtgttattagtgatgaatGATGACTATTCTTAcgtgaaatttaaatattgtaaatcttaatatttgtgttattagtcaacTATAAggtaatgttttatatttaaaatgcataagactttagagtttagactaatacataatattgtattatttgtattgatttaaatatttggtattattagacaatattagtattgattgtggttatgctttaattttagagaatgattggttcttgttatatttttctaagtaaattttaccatgtcaaataatggttgcagtattgaaaatttaaatattttcacatgctagcTTACAAGAAAATATCAGggtaatgtaatgttaatgGCCCAATTTTCATCCGGTTTTTATTCGGTATAATCATGGCTCGAAAGTGTGTAGGTTTCACCGAATTTAAGGCCGAGTTCGGGCCTAACAAATATGCTCGATATATATTTCGGGTCGGATATGTGTCACATTACACCCGATTTTAACCAGCCAATGAACATCcctattttatataattaaaaaattaatttatattttaatatcaataaaatattaaaatattattataatttacctaaaaaatattttatattttagatatatgttgtattttcatatcttataaaaattttaaatttgtatgttCATATATCTCGTATTTTGTGCCCCTAGTGTCTGGGCATATCATAGAGTgaaataaatttgtaaaaaattatgATAGTGAAATTAACTTGCTAAAGATAAATGTATGGCCATGCATGTAAATATCAAAGAGATAGTTAAATAAAGACGCGTAAAATGTCTTTGTGTAAAGACGTTTACATGCCGTATTATTATTGGACcagttatttttgaattttttaatatattagaataaaattgatttttttataataataacaataaactcaatttttttagggatttaattatatttttaaatttttaggaatttAAATGTTTGTAgaacaaaaaattcagaaatatatgtctttttattaaaaaatttaaaaatattcgaTTTAGATTATGTAATTTGATCGGATCAAACCggatctaataattataatgcaaataattaggtttattattattgctataataaaccgattttattctaatttattaaaaaataaattattaactaatttaataaatatgtcAAATAATAACATGACATAtataaacatctttaaaaaaataattttagcgGCTTTATTAAAGTGATCTCTAATACCAAAAGAGAGTCAAAGAAATTTATGGAGATACTTACTATGACGGGAATGAAAGCAATCCAGAAATATGTATGCCAACCTGAAAGATTGCAAACcgggtttttaaaattttttacggAAATTAAACAAAAACTTATGAGAGAAAGGATACATTATTATATACAGATAGACACTAACTAAATAAAAAGACGTANNNNNNNNNNNNNNNNNNNNNNNNNNNNNNNNNNNNNNNNNNNNNNNNNNNNNNNNNNNNNNNNNNNNNNNNNNNNNNNNNNNNNNNNNNNNNNNNNNNNNNNNNNNNNNNNNNNNNNNNNNNNNNNNNNNNNNNNNNNNNNNNNNNNNNNNNNNNNNNNNNNNNNNNNNNNNNNNNNNNNNNNNNNNNNNNNNNNNNNNNNNNNNNNNNNNNNNNNNNNNNNNNNNNNNNNNNNNNNNNNNNNNNNNNNNNNNNNNNNNNNNNNNNNNNNNNNNNNNNNNNNNNNNNNNNNNNNNNNNNNNNNNNNNNNNNNNNNNNNNNNNNNNNNNNNNNNNNNNNNNNNNNNNNNNNNNNNNNNNNNNNNNNNNNNNNNNNNNNNNNNNNNNNNNNNNNNNNNNNNNNNNNNNNNNNNNNNNNNNNNNNNNNNNNNNNNNNNNNNNNNNNNNNNNNNNNNNNNNNNNNNNNNNNNNNNNNNNNNNNNNNNNNNNNNNNNNNNNNNNNNNNNNNNNNNNNNNNNNNNNNNNNNNNNNNNNNNNNNNNNNNNNNNNNNNNNNNNNNNNNNNNNNNNNNNNNNNNNNNNNNNNNNNNNNNNNNNNNNNNNNNNNNNNNNNNNNNNNNNNNNNNNNNNNNNNNNNNNNNNNNNNNNNNNNNNNNNNNNNNNNNNNNNNNNNNNNNNNNNNNNNNNNNNNNNNNNNNNNNNNNNNNNNNNNNNNNNNNNNNNNNNNNNNNNNNNNNNNNNNNNNNNNNNNNNNNNNNNNNNNNNNNNNNNNNNNNNNNNNNNNNNNNNNNNNNNNNNNNNNNNNNNNNNNNNNNNNNNNNNNNNNNNNNNNNNNNNNNNNNNNNNNNNNNNNNNNNNNNNNNNNNNNN encodes the following:
- the LOC107464480 gene encoding uric acid degradation bifunctional protein TTL isoform X2; translated protein: MAVPASFEEKDFLSCCGSTTFAKHMVTASPFSSLEHAISVARDVWFNTVDVNGWLQAFSAHPQIGQQHAPSHASQTSAQWSKGEQSTALATATGSSLQELSEWNVRYWEKFGFVFLICASGRSTDEILAELKRRYTNRPIVEFEIAAEEQMKITELRLAKLFSSKESIPSTTDKDSTMFAKKAEDRISIIGGHVTAASESPVGKSIQAPARTRPPITTHVLDTSRGGPAAGIDVLLEVWRDAQSRPEFGASDNGGWVFQGSSKTDSDGRSGQLMSIVDNVTPGIYRISFNTGKYNPRGFFPYVSIVFEIQESQKREHFHVPLLLSPFSFSTYRGS
- the LOC107464480 gene encoding uric acid degradation bifunctional protein TTL isoform X1, translating into MAVPASFEEKDFLSCCGSTTFAKHMVTASPFSSLEHAISVARDVWFNTVDVNGWLQAFSAHPQIGQQHAPSHASQTSAQWSKGEQSTALATATGSSLQELSEWNVRYWEKFGFVFLICASGRSTDEILAELKRRYTNRPIVEFEIAAEEQMKITELRLAKLFSSKESIPSTTDKDSTMFAKKAEEDRISIIGGHVTAASESPVGKSIQAPARTRPPITTHVLDTSRGGPAAGIDVLLEVWRDAQSRPEFGASDNGGWVFQGSSKTDSDGRSGQLMSIVDNVTPGIYRISFNTGKYNPRGFFPYVSIVFEIQESQKREHFHVPLLLSPFSFSTYRGS
- the LOC107464480 gene encoding uric acid degradation bifunctional protein TTL isoform X3, encoding MAVPASFEEKDFLSCCGSTTFAKHMVTASPFSSLEHAISVARDVWFNTVDVNGWLQAFSAHPQIGQQHAPSHASQTSAQWSKGEQSTALATATGSSLQELSEWNVRYWEKFGFVFLICASGRSTDEILAELKRRYTNRPIVEFEIAAEEQMKITELRLAKLFSSKESIPSTTDKDSTMFAKKAEASESPVGKSIQAPARTRPPITTHVLDTSRGGPAAGIDVLLEVWRDAQSRPEFGASDNGGWVFQGSSKTDSDGRSGQLMSIVDNVTPGIYRISFNTGKYNPRGFFPYVSIVFEIQESQKREHFHVPLLLSPFSFSTYRGS